Proteins from a single region of Akkermansiaceae bacterium:
- a CDS encoding sulfatase translates to MTNSLIRRVSLVPALLALLGNGAFAEAKKPNIVFILADDLGYTDVSAYGSKYYETPNIDRLAKEGVRFTSGYTAGPNCQPTRAALLSGQYGPRTGVYTVGNIDRFNWQSRPLRPVDNVAALPPEKTTIAQSLKKAGYATALFGKWHLGDSGDGHPSKRGFDEAIVSSGRHYDFKTSPATEYPEGTYLADFLTDKAVDFIERHKDGPFFLYLPHYGVHSPLQAKPELVAKFKDKDASGGHKDPVYAAMIASVDESVGRVTAKLDELGLSENTLIVFTSDNGGVGGYQREGIQAKDTTDNAPLRGGKGTLHEGGIRVPYVFRWKGVIPAGSVSETPIISVDLHPSLLELSGAPAPENQPLDGVSYVPALKDPSSALKRDALFWHFPGYLGSGNDTWRTKPVSVIREGSLKLVENLEDRSLELYDLSADLSEKNNLASAQPEKAASLLAKLNGWRKDVGAKFPTKNDPSEPAKAGKKGKKKKKAAADDE, encoded by the coding sequence ATGACAAACTCCTTGATCCGCCGTGTTTCCCTCGTGCCCGCGCTTCTCGCCCTGCTGGGCAACGGCGCTTTCGCCGAAGCGAAGAAGCCCAACATCGTGTTCATCCTCGCCGATGACCTCGGCTACACGGATGTCTCCGCCTACGGCAGCAAGTACTATGAAACCCCGAACATCGACCGGCTGGCGAAGGAAGGGGTGAGGTTCACCAGCGGCTACACCGCCGGGCCGAACTGCCAGCCCACCCGCGCGGCTCTCCTTTCCGGACAATATGGCCCGCGCACCGGTGTCTACACCGTGGGCAACATCGACCGCTTCAACTGGCAGAGCCGTCCGCTGCGGCCGGTGGACAACGTCGCTGCCCTGCCGCCGGAGAAAACCACCATCGCTCAGTCGCTGAAGAAAGCGGGCTATGCGACGGCTTTGTTCGGCAAATGGCACCTCGGCGATTCCGGCGACGGCCATCCATCGAAACGGGGCTTTGACGAGGCGATCGTCTCCTCCGGGCGGCACTATGACTTCAAGACCTCGCCCGCGACGGAATACCCGGAGGGCACCTACCTCGCGGATTTCCTGACGGACAAGGCAGTGGATTTCATCGAGCGGCACAAGGACGGGCCGTTCTTCCTCTACCTGCCGCACTACGGTGTCCATAGTCCTCTCCAGGCGAAGCCGGAGCTGGTGGCCAAGTTCAAGGACAAGGATGCGAGCGGCGGGCACAAGGATCCCGTCTATGCGGCGATGATCGCCAGCGTGGATGAAAGCGTGGGCCGGGTGACGGCGAAGCTGGACGAGCTGGGTCTGTCGGAAAACACGCTCATCGTCTTCACCAGCGACAACGGCGGTGTGGGCGGCTACCAGCGCGAAGGCATCCAGGCAAAGGACACCACGGACAACGCCCCGCTGCGCGGCGGGAAAGGCACCCTCCATGAAGGGGGCATCCGCGTTCCCTACGTCTTCCGCTGGAAGGGCGTCATCCCCGCGGGTTCCGTTTCGGAGACGCCCATCATCTCGGTCGATCTCCATCCGTCGCTGCTCGAACTCTCCGGTGCCCCGGCCCCGGAAAACCAGCCGCTCGACGGGGTGAGCTATGTGCCAGCGCTGAAAGACCCATCCTCCGCGCTGAAGCGTGACGCCCTTTTCTGGCACTTCCCCGGCTACCTCGGTTCCGGCAACGACACCTGGCGGACGAAGCCGGTGAGCGTCATCCGGGAGGGAAGTCTGAAGCTCGTCGAGAATCTGGAGGACCGGTCGCTGGAGCTTTACGATCTCTCCGCCGATCTCAGTGAGAAGAACAACCTCGCCTCCGCGCAACCGGAGAAGGCAGCCTCCCTGCTGGCCAAGCTCAACGGCTGGCGGAAGGACGTCGGTGCGAAGTTCCCCACCAAGAACGATCCGTCCGAACCCGCGAAAGCCGGTAAGAAGGGCAAAAAGAAAAAGAAGGCCGCGGCGGATGATGAATGA
- the queC gene encoding 7-cyano-7-deazaguanine synthase QueC, translating into MKVCVLLSGGMDSVTAFHHALAHHEVIGCLSFDYGSKHNHREIPFAKLHADRSGVPHHVVPLGFMDELFTSDLLQSGGEIPEGHYAEENMKKTVVPFRNGIMLAIAAGYAESVGADGLVIAAHSGDHAIYPDCRESFMQGMATAIQEGTYARTELLRPFIDTDKTGIARIGRDMGIDFAETWSCYKGREIHCGVCGTCVERREAFLLAEIPDPTIYESTPPLPARPES; encoded by the coding sequence ATGAAAGTGTGCGTGCTGTTGAGCGGGGGGATGGACTCGGTGACGGCGTTCCACCACGCGCTGGCCCACCATGAGGTGATCGGCTGCCTTTCGTTCGACTACGGCTCGAAGCACAACCACCGGGAGATCCCCTTCGCGAAACTCCATGCTGACCGGAGCGGCGTGCCCCACCATGTGGTGCCGCTGGGTTTCATGGACGAGTTGTTCACGTCCGACCTGCTGCAGTCCGGAGGCGAGATCCCGGAGGGACACTACGCGGAGGAGAACATGAAGAAGACCGTGGTCCCGTTCCGCAACGGGATCATGCTGGCCATCGCGGCGGGGTATGCGGAAAGCGTCGGGGCGGACGGGCTGGTCATCGCGGCGCATTCCGGGGACCACGCCATCTACCCGGACTGCCGGGAAAGTTTCATGCAAGGGATGGCCACCGCCATCCAGGAAGGCACGTATGCCCGGACGGAACTCCTGCGGCCGTTCATCGATACGGACAAAACAGGCATCGCACGGATCGGGCGGGATATGGGGATCGACTTCGCGGAAACGTGGTCGTGCTACAAGGGGCGGGAGATCCACTGCGGTGTATGCGGGACCTGCGTGGAACGCCGTGAAGCGTTCCTGCTGGCGGAAATCCCTGATCCGACGATCTACGAAAGCACGCCGCCCCTTCCGGCCAGACCGGAAAGCTGA
- the queF gene encoding preQ(1) synthase, with translation MAERKDLDDLSLLGKSVRLPQSPDEAVLEVFPNHRPGRNYWITLNCPEFSSLCPVTGQPDSAKILIRYVPAQTCVETKSLKFYLASFRNQPSFNEEIVNRILDDLVKVMNPAQLIVRGEFAPRGGIQLTAEATYPDTAER, from the coding sequence ATGGCAGAACGCAAGGATCTCGATGACCTTTCCCTGTTGGGAAAATCCGTGAGGCTACCCCAGTCCCCCGATGAGGCGGTGCTGGAGGTATTCCCGAACCATCGTCCGGGGCGGAACTACTGGATCACGCTGAACTGCCCGGAGTTCTCCTCCCTCTGCCCTGTGACCGGGCAGCCGGACAGCGCGAAGATCCTGATCCGCTACGTGCCGGCCCAGACCTGCGTGGAGACGAAGAGCCTGAAGTTCTACCTGGCCTCCTTCCGCAACCAGCCCTCCTTCAACGAGGAGATCGTGAACCGGATTCTCGATGACCTGGTGAAGGTGATGAACCCCGCGCAACTGATCGTCCGCGGCGAATTCGCGCCGCGCGGCGGCATCCAGCTCACGGCGGAAGCCACCTACCCTGACACGGCGGAACGATGA
- the galE gene encoding UDP-glucose 4-epimerase GalE — MSEAILVTGGAGYIGSHTVRQLAGLGRKVVVLDSLVYGHREAIIDPSVEFVEGEVGDRALLQSLFEKHRFGAVIHFAAFAYVGESVTDPLKYYRNNTAEPLTLLEVMQDSGCKAFVFSSTCATYGVPDAIPITESNRQEPINPYGRSKLMVEWILKDCDTAWGLKSVCLRYFNASGSSADGLIGEDHNPETHLIPRVLMALTGEITHLEVFGTDYETPDGTCIRDYIHVEDLADAHGRAVDHLLSGGDSLRCNLGTGVGVSVKEIIDAAQEVTGKEVPVKYGPRREGDPPRLVADPSLAAEVLGWTAGHKDVRDMLRPAWAWMSGPRKGRYGDPASG; from the coding sequence ATGTCCGAAGCGATTCTTGTAACAGGTGGGGCGGGATACATTGGTTCCCATACGGTGAGGCAACTCGCAGGGCTGGGCCGCAAGGTCGTGGTGCTGGACAGCTTGGTCTATGGCCACCGGGAGGCGATCATCGATCCTTCCGTGGAATTCGTCGAAGGGGAGGTGGGTGACCGCGCCCTCCTGCAGTCCCTTTTCGAAAAGCACCGTTTCGGTGCGGTCATCCATTTCGCTGCCTTCGCCTATGTCGGGGAGTCGGTGACCGACCCGCTGAAATACTACCGCAACAACACCGCGGAGCCGCTCACCCTGCTGGAGGTGATGCAGGACAGCGGCTGCAAGGCCTTCGTGTTTTCCTCCACCTGCGCCACTTACGGGGTGCCTGATGCCATCCCCATCACGGAAAGCAACCGCCAGGAACCGATCAACCCCTATGGCCGCAGCAAGCTGATGGTGGAGTGGATCCTGAAGGACTGCGACACGGCGTGGGGCCTGAAAAGCGTGTGCCTGCGTTATTTCAATGCCAGCGGATCATCCGCCGACGGCCTGATCGGGGAAGATCACAATCCGGAAACCCACCTCATCCCGCGGGTGCTGATGGCCTTGACCGGGGAGATCACGCACCTCGAGGTTTTCGGCACCGACTATGAAACACCGGACGGCACCTGCATCCGGGACTACATCCACGTGGAGGATCTGGCGGACGCCCACGGGCGAGCGGTGGACCATCTCCTGTCCGGCGGGGATTCCCTCCGGTGCAACCTGGGCACCGGCGTCGGTGTCTCCGTGAAGGAAATCATCGACGCGGCACAGGAAGTGACCGGCAAGGAAGTCCCGGTCAAATATGGACCCCGCCGTGAGGGGGATCCGCCCCGGTTGGTCGCGGACCCATCACTGGCTGCCGAAGTGCTCGGATGGACGGCCGGACACAAGGATGTCCGCGACATGCTCCGGCCCGCCTGGGCCTGGATGAGCGGACCCCGGAAAGGCAGATACGGTGACCCTGCTTCCGGTTAA